Proteins encoded in a region of the Zea mays cultivar B73 chromosome 2, Zm-B73-REFERENCE-NAM-5.0, whole genome shotgun sequence genome:
- the LOC103647349 gene encoding uncharacterized protein yields MHRPLFLRILRAVQREDEYFTIRCDATGLAGLGPLQKVCAALRILAYGLPTDAVDEYIQIGQTTARDCLIRFCRAIISSFSERYLRIPNHDDIARILRVNADRGFPGMLGSIDCMHWEWRNCPTAWRGQFCGRNSRPTMILEAVAGYDLWIWHAFFEMPGTNNDLNVLHRSPVFDPLRNGTMPPVHFTINGTTYNFGYYLADGIYPNWPTFVKAIRHAFEEKKVHFTTKQESCRKDIERAFGVLQARWAVLRGPAYGWDRNHLAEMMTACIIMHNMNVEDEGDGAANVDFIGPSGPPEPCNNTAEVRNEWLNNHIRSELPNDPDQDITCQATYLSLQHNLIEHLWARRGSMG; encoded by the coding sequence ATGCATCGTCCTTTGTTCCTACGTATCCTTCGTGCCGTTCAGCGAGAAGACGAATACTTCACTATTCGTTGTGATGCAACAGGTTTAGCAGGGCTTGGTCCATTGCAAAAAGTATGTGCTGCATTGCGTATCCTTGCGTACGGGTTACCAACCGATGCGGTAGATGAGTACATACAGATTGGACAGACTACCGCTAGGGATTGCCTTATCCGTTTTTGTCGCGCAATCATATCTTCCTTTAGCGAACGATACCTTCGTATCCCTAACCACGACGACATTGCTCGCATACTACGTGTAAACGCCGACAGGGGGTTTCCTGGTATGCTAGGATCTATCGATTGTATGCATTGGGAATGGCGCAACTGTCCTACTGCATGGCGCGGACAGTTTTGTGGGCGAAATTCGAGGCCAACAATGATACTAGAGGCAGTCGCTGGGTACGATTTGTGGATTTGGCATGCCTTCTTTGAAATGCCTGGTACCAACAATGATCTCAACGTGCTTCATCGGTCACCTGTGTTTGATCCGTTACGTAATGGGACGATGCCACCAGTGCACTTCACTATTAATGGGACTACTTACAATTTCGGATACTACTTAGCAGATGGCATATATCCAAATTGGCCTACCTTTGTAAAAGCTATTCGCCACGCATTTGAGGAGAAAAAGGTTCACTTTACAACCAAGCAAGAGAGTTGTCGAAAAGACATTGAGCGAGCATTTGGAGTTTTGCAGGCTAGGTGGGCTGTTCTACGTGGACCTGCTTATGGTTGGGATCGTAATCACCTCGCAGAGATGATGACTGCTTGCATTATTATGCACAACATGAATGTCGAGGACGAAGGAGATGGTGCAGCTAATGTCGACTTCATTGGCCCCTCTGGGCCGCCTGAACCGTGCAACAATACTGCTGAGGTCCGCAATGAGTGGCTGAACAATCATATCCGCTCGGAGTTACCCAACGATCCGGACCAGGACATCACCTGTCAGGCAACATACTTGTCTTTACAGCACAACCTCATAGAACACCTCTGGGCTCGTCGAGGCTCCATGGGTTGA